One Bradyrhizobium sp. ISRA464 genomic window carries:
- a CDS encoding L,D-transpeptidase, which translates to MTQESLFSRRLSSRATRTLARTLAFASVLFVTPFIATSAANAQANPRAFGYASTQSGAFPSDEVLNDPATEDGALPARFRRTTVALNTTEAPGTIIIDTGNTALYYVLGGGRAIRYGVGVGRAGFTWSGVQSISRKAEWPDWHPPAEMIKRQPYLPRFMAGGPGNPLGARAMYLGSSEYRIHGTNDPTTIGKFVSSGCIRLTNEDVTDLFSRVNVGTRVVVLPKNGPHVAARELGPTTTEISVRPAPMPPRPTVMTQRSGRQAMNIPVSSALY; encoded by the coding sequence ATGACACAGGAGTCTCTCTTCAGCCGCCGGCTTTCGTCGCGCGCCACGCGCACCCTTGCCCGCACTCTTGCCTTCGCCAGCGTCCTGTTCGTGACGCCATTCATCGCCACCAGCGCGGCCAACGCGCAGGCCAATCCCCGGGCGTTTGGCTACGCGTCGACCCAATCAGGCGCGTTTCCGAGCGACGAGGTGTTGAACGATCCCGCGACCGAGGACGGTGCTCTGCCGGCGCGCTTCCGCCGCACCACCGTCGCGCTCAACACGACCGAGGCGCCGGGCACCATCATCATCGACACCGGCAACACCGCGCTCTATTACGTGCTCGGCGGTGGCCGCGCGATCCGCTACGGCGTCGGCGTCGGCCGCGCGGGCTTCACCTGGTCCGGCGTGCAGAGCATCAGCCGCAAGGCGGAGTGGCCGGATTGGCATCCGCCGGCCGAGATGATCAAGCGTCAGCCCTATCTGCCGCGCTTCATGGCGGGCGGTCCGGGCAATCCGCTCGGCGCGCGGGCGATGTATCTCGGCTCGAGCGAATACCGTATCCACGGCACCAACGATCCGACGACGATCGGCAAGTTCGTGTCGTCGGGCTGCATTCGCCTGACCAATGAGGACGTCACCGATCTGTTCAGCCGCGTCAATGTCGGGACCAGGGTTGTGGTGCTGCCGAAGAACGGGCCGCATGTCGCCGCACGCGAGCTCGGTCCGACGACGACCGAGATCTCGGTGCGCCCGGCTCCGATGCCGCCGCGACCTACGGTGATGACGCAGCGCTCGGGTCGCCAGGCGATGAACATCCCGGTCTCGTCCGCGCTGTAT